A single Corallococcus silvisoli DNA region contains:
- a CDS encoding OsmC family protein, with protein MSQQPATGVVMSLVSAPQLKTQVTHGPSGATLPTEAPRDNGGTGGSFSPTDLVATALMSCVVTTMHLVANRDGITLGEVRASVEKRMTPPPRRIGELVLSIQMPSGLSKEHRAALEKIAHECPVARSLHPDVKVATSFSYPD; from the coding sequence ATGAGTCAGCAGCCCGCGACGGGTGTGGTGATGTCCCTGGTGAGCGCTCCCCAGTTGAAGACGCAGGTGACGCACGGCCCGTCCGGCGCGACGCTGCCCACGGAGGCGCCGCGCGACAACGGCGGCACCGGCGGCAGCTTCTCCCCCACGGACCTGGTGGCCACGGCGCTCATGTCCTGCGTGGTGACCACCATGCACCTGGTGGCCAACCGCGACGGCATCACCCTGGGCGAGGTGCGCGCGTCGGTGGAGAAGCGGATGACCCCGCCGCCGCGCCGCATTGGCGAGCTGGTGCTGTCCATCCAGATGCCGTCCGGCCTCTCGAAGGAGCACCGCGCCGCGCTGGAGAAGATCGCCCATGAGTGCCCGGTGGCGCGCAGCCTCCATCCGGACGTGAAGGTGGCGACGTCGTTCAGCTATCCGGACTGA
- the clpX gene encoding ATP-dependent Clp protease ATP-binding subunit ClpX, producing MESSARREEAAPLTPREIFERLDRFVIGQDAAKRAVAIAAHNHLKRIQARRMRRQSLIKKSNILLIGPTGSGKTHIARNLAEILHVPFTTVDATEYTEAGYYGKDVEVMVSDLLFKANHSVEDTQRGIIFIDEVDKIARRTQGARNGAGSRDIGGEGVQQSLLKLLEGREVHVPMNVTQAWNKSDFVQVDTRDILFICAGTFSDLHDFGDEGGRAMGFGADALGARRKEKRISPKQLVDFGMMAEFLGRMPVMVQLERLGESDLLSVLREPPDAITREFKELLSLDDIELEFPEDGLREVVRYSMARGLGARGLRSILEHVMSDIMFEAPERRHRQVTVDAGLVKARLASLDDVELNA from the coding sequence ATGGAGTCGTCCGCACGCAGGGAAGAGGCAGCCCCACTGACCCCGCGGGAGATCTTCGAGCGACTGGACCGCTTCGTCATCGGGCAGGACGCCGCGAAGCGTGCGGTGGCGATCGCCGCCCACAACCACCTCAAGCGCATCCAGGCCCGGCGGATGCGCCGGCAGTCCCTCATCAAGAAGTCCAACATCCTGCTCATCGGACCCACGGGCAGTGGCAAGACGCACATCGCGCGCAACCTGGCGGAGATCCTCCACGTCCCGTTCACCACCGTGGACGCCACCGAGTACACGGAGGCGGGCTACTACGGGAAGGACGTGGAGGTGATGGTGTCCGACCTGCTCTTCAAGGCGAATCACTCCGTGGAGGATACCCAGCGGGGCATCATCTTCATCGACGAGGTGGACAAGATCGCCCGCCGCACGCAGGGGGCGCGCAACGGCGCGGGCAGCCGCGACATCGGCGGCGAGGGCGTGCAGCAGTCGCTCCTGAAGCTGCTGGAGGGGCGCGAGGTGCACGTGCCCATGAATGTCACGCAAGCGTGGAACAAAAGTGACTTCGTGCAGGTGGACACGCGCGACATCCTCTTCATCTGCGCGGGCACCTTCAGCGACCTGCACGACTTCGGGGACGAGGGGGGCCGGGCCATGGGCTTTGGCGCGGACGCGCTGGGGGCCCGGCGCAAGGAGAAGCGCATCTCCCCGAAGCAGCTGGTGGACTTCGGGATGATGGCGGAGTTCCTGGGCCGCATGCCGGTGATGGTGCAACTGGAGCGGCTGGGGGAGTCCGACCTGCTGAGCGTGCTCCGGGAGCCGCCGGACGCGATCACCCGCGAGTTCAAGGAGCTGCTGTCGCTGGACGACATCGAGCTGGAGTTCCCGGAGGACGGCCTCCGCGAGGTGGTGCGCTACTCCATGGCGCGGGGGCTGGGGGCGCGCGGCCTGCGCTCCATCCTGGAGCACGTGATGTCGGACATCATGTTCGAGGCGCCGGAGCGGCGGCACCGTCAGGTGACGGTGGACGCGGGCCTCGTGAAGGCGCGGCTCGCGAGCCTGGACGACGTGGAGCTCAACGCTTGA
- a CDS encoding CvpA family protein — translation MVIDLILLGMVLFFGVLGALSGAARQVANSVGLAAGYFVSRKLAPIAGPKLAVALGSPLLIGTLFGTVLLFVVTWLTVRYALGALLLRFLSGKNPDERGVDRTLGFVLGGGKMAALFWVCLSALTFMEQHVIVAGKRLGVAPKDSVAFDLSRRFNLFELTQFAPLQDLVRVAQATHDPAKAKKLQDDPAYKALRKDPRFQLALQHQDLQDALERGDTRALLRNDVVLQLIQDPQAAARLGAAARASERPAPVKR, via the coding sequence ATGGTCATCGACCTCATCCTCCTGGGCATGGTGCTGTTCTTCGGCGTCCTCGGCGCCCTCTCCGGCGCCGCCCGGCAGGTGGCCAACTCGGTGGGGCTCGCGGCGGGCTACTTCGTCTCCCGCAAGCTCGCCCCCATCGCGGGCCCCAAGCTCGCCGTCGCCCTGGGCTCGCCGCTGCTCATCGGCACCCTCTTCGGAACGGTGCTCCTCTTCGTCGTCACGTGGCTCACCGTGCGCTACGCGCTGGGCGCGCTGCTCCTGCGCTTCCTCTCCGGCAAGAACCCGGACGAGCGCGGCGTGGATCGCACCCTGGGCTTCGTGCTCGGCGGCGGCAAGATGGCGGCCCTCTTCTGGGTCTGCCTGAGCGCGCTCACCTTCATGGAGCAGCACGTCATCGTCGCCGGCAAGCGCCTGGGCGTGGCCCCGAAGGACTCCGTCGCCTTCGACCTGTCACGCCGCTTCAACCTCTTCGAGCTGACCCAGTTCGCGCCCCTCCAGGACCTCGTGCGCGTGGCCCAGGCGACTCACGATCCCGCGAAGGCCAAGAAGCTCCAGGACGACCCGGCCTACAAGGCCCTGCGCAAGGATCCGCGCTTCCAGCTCGCGCTCCAGCACCAGGACCTGCAGGACGCCCTGGAGCGCGGCGACACCCGGGCGCTCCTGCGCAACGACGTGGTGCTTCAGCTCATCCAGGACCCGCAGGCGGCGGCACGGCTGGGCGCCGCCGCCCGGGCCTCCGAGCGGCCCGCCCCCGTCAAGCGTTGA
- the mrtX gene encoding myxosortase MrtX: protein MSRPAGPPFRLSAVQEAVGLWALGFLGIIVAFVAAGSTSVPKLVATVGFLYLPLIPMRWRDEDYRDYGLTLRAWKQDVRLFLVMSAIVGPLFFAGFAGFVQVVPHLPPALAHHLSPIIGEGHFQPRLPPRFGEWVIDQLFVVALPEEFFYRGYLQARLRDAWPQGRVVLGARLGRAFWVTALLFALGHLAIFQTWRLAVFFPALLFGWMRERTGTIVGCALFHAACNLYMRVLEVSFFGGP, encoded by the coding sequence ATGAGCCGTCCCGCGGGACCTCCGTTCCGGCTGAGCGCGGTGCAGGAGGCGGTGGGCCTCTGGGCCCTGGGCTTCCTGGGCATCATCGTGGCGTTCGTCGCCGCCGGGAGCACCAGCGTGCCCAAGCTGGTCGCCACGGTGGGCTTCCTCTACCTGCCGCTCATCCCCATGCGCTGGCGCGACGAGGACTACCGCGACTACGGCCTCACCCTGCGCGCGTGGAAGCAGGACGTGCGGCTGTTCCTGGTGATGTCCGCCATCGTGGGGCCGCTGTTCTTCGCGGGCTTCGCCGGCTTCGTGCAGGTGGTGCCGCACCTGCCCCCCGCGCTCGCGCACCACCTGTCGCCCATCATCGGCGAGGGCCACTTCCAGCCGCGCCTGCCCCCGCGCTTCGGCGAGTGGGTCATCGACCAGCTCTTCGTCGTGGCCCTGCCAGAGGAGTTCTTCTACCGGGGCTACCTGCAGGCCCGCCTGCGCGACGCGTGGCCCCAGGGGCGCGTGGTGCTGGGCGCCCGGCTGGGGCGGGCCTTCTGGGTGACGGCGCTGCTCTTCGCGCTGGGCCACCTGGCCATCTTCCAGACCTGGCGGCTGGCGGTGTTCTTCCCCGCCCTGCTCTTCGGCTGGATGCGCGAGCGCACCGGCACCATCGTCGGCTGCGCCCTCTTCCACGCCGCGTGCAACCTCTACATGCGCGTCCTGGAGGTGTCCTTCTTCGGCGGCCCGTGA
- a CDS encoding deoxyhypusine synthase family protein yields MAKTPTPKKSSLRAAYANARKADPRPITGKEKPAELLAHAFSAYVGRQERTAFELMQQSVQQDASIFLTLSGAMTPAGLHQSCLIPLVEKGIISAITTTGANLYHDAHRIIGHGIREVNPNAGDLQYRLARIIRIYDLGFWEEALLDTDRLFSAILRQPEFQKKMTTPEFHYLLGKAIHGIEKELGVKQPSLLSTCYKHGVPIWVGAVQDGSIFLNIVKLKRLLGDAFKFELDINDDVFSMAAMQHYCRHNGSGKLAIWILGGGVPKNYTLQGEPLLDQILNVPTSGFDIDVQFCVDPVDNGALSSCPAGEGHTWGKVSVEAVETGSMYVHCDVTAVFPWLTHALFSEPKNKRKPMRLMDKLDDAVKFLDADVKKRSKSLMKTLDWSVEEAEPSKKKDAKAHDSYVR; encoded by the coding sequence ATGGCCAAGACCCCGACCCCGAAGAAGTCCTCCCTTCGCGCCGCCTACGCGAACGCGCGCAAGGCGGATCCCCGTCCCATCACCGGCAAGGAGAAGCCGGCGGAGCTGCTCGCGCACGCGTTCAGCGCCTACGTGGGCCGGCAGGAGCGCACCGCGTTCGAGCTGATGCAGCAGTCCGTGCAGCAGGACGCGTCCATCTTCCTCACGCTGTCCGGCGCGATGACGCCCGCGGGTCTGCACCAGTCCTGTCTGATTCCCCTGGTGGAGAAGGGCATCATCTCCGCCATCACCACCACGGGCGCCAACCTCTACCACGACGCCCACCGCATCATCGGCCACGGCATCCGCGAGGTGAACCCCAACGCGGGCGACCTCCAGTACCGCCTGGCGCGCATCATCCGCATCTACGACCTGGGCTTCTGGGAGGAGGCGCTGCTGGACACCGACCGCCTCTTCTCCGCCATCCTCCGGCAGCCGGAGTTCCAGAAGAAGATGACCACGCCGGAGTTCCACTACCTGCTCGGCAAGGCCATCCACGGCATCGAGAAGGAGCTGGGCGTCAAGCAGCCGTCGCTGCTGTCCACCTGCTACAAGCACGGGGTGCCCATCTGGGTGGGCGCGGTGCAGGACGGCTCCATCTTCCTCAACATCGTGAAGCTGAAGCGCCTCCTGGGCGACGCGTTCAAGTTCGAGCTGGACATCAACGACGACGTCTTCTCCATGGCCGCGATGCAGCACTACTGCCGCCACAACGGCAGCGGGAAGCTGGCCATCTGGATCCTGGGCGGCGGCGTGCCCAAGAACTACACGCTCCAGGGCGAGCCGCTGTTGGACCAAATCCTCAACGTCCCCACGTCCGGCTTCGACATCGACGTGCAGTTCTGCGTGGACCCGGTGGACAACGGCGCGCTGTCCAGCTGCCCGGCCGGCGAGGGCCACACCTGGGGCAAGGTGTCCGTGGAGGCGGTGGAGACGGGCTCCATGTACGTGCACTGCGACGTGACGGCGGTGTTCCCGTGGCTCACGCACGCGCTGTTCAGCGAGCCGAAGAACAAGCGCAAGCCGATGCGCCTGATGGACAAGCTGGATGACGCGGTGAAGTTCCTGGACGCGGACGTCAAGAAGCGCAGCAAGTCGCTGATGAAGACGCTGGACTGGAGCGTCGAGGAGGCCGAGCCCTCCAAGAAGAAGGACGCCAAGGCCCACGACAGCTACGTCCGCTAG
- the dnaK gene encoding molecular chaperone DnaK, producing the protein MADDIAIGIDLGTSYSCVSVVHEGQPTVIPNEWGETTHASCVSFLEEGSVLVGNAAKKNIITSPEMTVYSAKRLIGRYYFSDEVKKAQAVMPYRIVEGENNSVRIGVRERSYSLPEISALVLKEMKAVAETYLGREVTKAVITVPAYFNDNQRQATKDAGRIAGLEVLRILNEPTAAALAYGFGRDVNQRVVVYDLGGGTFDVSILEIGKDVFEVLATAGDTYLGGDDFDDRIMTWMADDFLNRTRLDLRQNKYCLQMLKDAAEKAKIDVGQYGTADILCQGICQDANGNVMDLRNTLNQDQFNRMVMDLVQRTFKVCDEALQSARLTAADIDAVILVGGPTRLPIIRNSVKHYFQKEPLEGINPDQVVAMGAALQSHALLDSKTETFLVDVTPLTLRIGTVGGYTEKIIDKNTPVPIDRSKTFTTSRDGQEKVKIRVYQGESNRAEECEMLGEFEFSGFRIGYRGEVKIEVTFEINTDGLVNVSACDVETGQKTSTTITLSSGMTEADIQQSIQANRNTRLAGHNSNDLPAVAS; encoded by the coding sequence ATGGCGGACGACATCGCAATCGGCATCGACCTGGGCACGTCGTATTCGTGCGTGTCCGTCGTGCACGAGGGTCAGCCCACGGTCATCCCCAACGAGTGGGGCGAGACGACGCATGCCTCGTGCGTGTCCTTCCTGGAGGAAGGGTCCGTGCTGGTGGGCAACGCGGCGAAGAAGAACATCATCACCAGCCCCGAGATGACGGTGTACTCGGCCAAGCGGCTCATTGGCCGGTACTACTTCTCCGACGAGGTGAAGAAGGCGCAGGCGGTGATGCCGTACCGCATCGTCGAGGGCGAGAACAACTCGGTGCGCATCGGGGTGCGGGAGCGCAGCTATTCGCTCCCGGAGATCTCCGCGCTGGTGCTCAAGGAGATGAAGGCCGTGGCGGAGACGTACCTGGGCCGCGAGGTGACCAAGGCGGTCATCACCGTCCCGGCGTACTTCAACGACAACCAGCGTCAGGCGACGAAGGACGCGGGCCGCATCGCGGGGCTGGAGGTGCTTCGCATCCTCAACGAGCCCACGGCCGCGGCGCTGGCGTATGGCTTTGGCCGGGACGTCAACCAGCGCGTCGTGGTGTACGACCTGGGCGGCGGCACGTTCGACGTGTCCATCCTGGAGATTGGCAAGGACGTCTTCGAGGTGCTGGCGACGGCGGGCGACACGTACCTGGGCGGCGACGACTTCGACGACCGCATCATGACGTGGATGGCGGACGACTTCCTGAACCGCACGCGGTTGGATTTGCGGCAGAACAAGTACTGCCTGCAGATGCTCAAGGACGCGGCGGAGAAGGCGAAGATCGACGTGGGCCAGTACGGCACGGCGGACATCCTCTGCCAGGGCATCTGCCAGGACGCCAACGGCAACGTGATGGACCTGCGCAACACGCTCAACCAGGACCAGTTCAACCGGATGGTGATGGACCTGGTGCAGCGCACGTTCAAGGTCTGCGACGAAGCGCTGCAGAGCGCCCGGCTGACGGCGGCGGACATCGACGCGGTCATCCTGGTGGGCGGGCCCACGCGGCTGCCCATCATCCGCAACTCGGTGAAGCACTACTTCCAGAAGGAGCCTCTGGAGGGCATCAACCCGGATCAGGTCGTGGCGATGGGGGCCGCGCTCCAGTCGCACGCGCTGCTGGACAGCAAGACGGAGACGTTCCTGGTGGACGTCACGCCGCTGACGCTGCGGATCGGGACGGTGGGCGGGTACACGGAGAAGATCATCGACAAGAACACGCCGGTGCCCATCGACCGGTCGAAGACCTTCACCACCAGCCGCGACGGGCAGGAGAAGGTGAAGATCCGCGTGTACCAGGGAGAGTCCAACCGCGCCGAGGAGTGCGAGATGCTGGGCGAGTTCGAGTTCTCGGGCTTCCGCATCGGGTATCGCGGCGAGGTGAAGATCGAAGTGACGTTCGAGATCAACACGGACGGCCTGGTGAATGTCTCCGCGTGTGACGTGGAGACGGGCCAGAAGACCTCCACGACGATCACGTTGTCATCGGGCATGACGGAGGCGGACATCCAGCAGTCGATCCAGGCGAACCGCAACACGCGGCTCGCGGGCCACAACAGCAACGACCTGCCCGCCGTGGCCAGCTAG
- a CDS encoding PHP domain-containing protein has product MIDLHSHTTASDGQYPPATLVARAAAAGVTVLAVTDHDTVAGLAEAKAAALTHGVELVPGIELSAFVYGKEAHILGHFLRPEDPDLARFADRLRDERTWRMEAMVARMRELGFPVRMEHVRRVAGDAQLGRPHLARVLVDQGWCVDMKAAFDRFLGTGRAAWVERFKLEGAEAIRLIRAAGGTATLAHPGSSKMERGEIQALARAGLSGLEVLSADHNPAVRQKYLALASEFDLVPTFGSDFHGEAVAPDHRLGVAAMPPELFLKLRARAPSSAA; this is encoded by the coding sequence GTGATCGACCTGCATTCGCACACCACCGCCAGTGACGGCCAGTACCCGCCCGCGACGCTGGTGGCGCGCGCCGCCGCCGCGGGGGTGACGGTGCTGGCGGTGACGGACCACGACACGGTGGCGGGCCTGGCCGAGGCGAAGGCCGCCGCCCTGACGCACGGCGTGGAGCTGGTGCCCGGCATCGAACTGTCCGCCTTCGTGTACGGCAAGGAGGCCCACATCCTGGGCCACTTCCTGCGCCCGGAGGACCCCGACCTCGCGCGCTTCGCGGACCGGCTGCGCGACGAGCGCACCTGGCGCATGGAGGCGATGGTGGCCCGCATGCGCGAGCTGGGCTTCCCGGTGCGCATGGAGCACGTGCGAAGGGTGGCCGGGGACGCGCAGCTGGGACGGCCCCACCTGGCCCGGGTCCTGGTGGATCAGGGCTGGTGCGTGGACATGAAGGCCGCCTTCGACCGCTTCCTGGGCACGGGCCGCGCCGCGTGGGTGGAGCGCTTCAAGCTGGAGGGCGCGGAGGCCATCCGGCTCATCCGCGCCGCGGGCGGCACCGCGACGCTCGCCCACCCGGGCTCCTCGAAGATGGAGCGCGGGGAGATCCAAGCGCTGGCGCGGGCCGGGCTGTCCGGCCTGGAGGTCCTGAGCGCGGACCACAACCCGGCCGTGCGGCAGAAGTACCTGGCGCTCGCGAGCGAGTTCGACCTGGTGCCCACCTTCGGCAGCGACTTCCACGGCGAGGCCGTGGCGCCGGACCACCGCCTGGGCGTCGCGGCCATGCCCCCGGAGCTGTTCCTGAAGCTGCGCGCCCGCGCGCCGTCCAGCGCGGCATGA
- a CDS encoding J domain-containing protein, whose amino-acid sequence MPPPPPSSAAGPALTPEQLDDLESRCAKLDQMDYFELLGLDRSAVPGDIKKAFYKESRVYHPDRFFQLESKALKDQVNELYKRVTEAYYVLRDDTKRKKYLTDIAGPDRAQKLRFTDASESETKAAAKKEQEEQIGTHPKGRQFYAQAQKDLDSGNPSAAERNLKMALTYEPSNARYKEALAEAQKQTAEKTKGESSFKIR is encoded by the coding sequence ATGCCCCCACCGCCGCCGTCCTCGGCCGCGGGTCCAGCCCTCACTCCGGAGCAGCTCGATGACCTGGAGTCCCGCTGCGCGAAGCTCGACCAGATGGACTACTTCGAGCTGCTCGGCCTGGACCGCTCCGCCGTGCCCGGCGACATCAAGAAGGCCTTCTACAAGGAGAGCCGCGTCTACCACCCGGACCGCTTCTTCCAGCTCGAATCCAAGGCCCTCAAGGACCAGGTGAACGAGCTCTACAAGCGCGTCACCGAGGCCTATTACGTCCTGCGCGACGACACCAAGCGCAAGAAGTACCTCACGGACATCGCCGGCCCGGACCGCGCGCAGAAGCTGCGCTTCACCGACGCCTCCGAGTCCGAGACCAAGGCCGCCGCGAAGAAGGAACAGGAAGAGCAGATCGGCACCCACCCCAAGGGCCGTCAGTTCTATGCCCAGGCCCAGAAGGACCTGGACTCCGGCAACCCGTCCGCCGCGGAGCGCAACCTCAAGATGGCGCTCACCTACGAGCCCTCCAACGCCCGCTACAAGGAAGCCCTCGCGGAAGCCCAGAAGCAGACCGCGGAGAAGACCAAGGGCGAGTCGTCGTTCAAGATCCGCTAG
- a CDS encoding class II glutamine amidotransferase, translated as MSAILAALSSDPNLLRCELHRLTSQVVLRPDARVNALGVGSYAQEEVLLRRLAPGTDVTLDDLGPPHESEAVLFHAGLLPPGMSPEENTQPFRARHWLFAHQDPLPDFEPLRGPLLSHVPEHLQRQVRGPTGSEVLFALFLTRLRELGRTDDPRLEPEVAGRVLRGTVREVEAALVQAGRVRTPPLNLVATNGTVLLATRCGESPLYYTRLEGSAECARCGLDAGTPETHPEVGAHRRRRTVVVSSHVTRTQGWVELGPGTTLVVGSDLQVQHLPPS; from the coding sequence TTGTCCGCCATCCTCGCCGCCTTGTCGTCGGACCCCAATCTCCTGCGGTGCGAACTGCACCGTCTCACGTCCCAGGTCGTCCTGCGCCCGGACGCGCGGGTCAACGCCCTGGGCGTGGGCTCCTACGCCCAGGAGGAGGTCCTTTTGCGCCGCCTGGCACCTGGGACGGACGTGACCCTGGACGACCTGGGGCCTCCCCACGAGTCGGAGGCGGTGCTCTTCCACGCGGGCCTGCTGCCGCCCGGCATGTCGCCCGAGGAAAACACCCAGCCCTTCCGGGCCCGCCACTGGCTGTTCGCCCATCAAGACCCGCTGCCGGACTTCGAGCCCCTGCGCGGTCCACTGCTCTCCCACGTGCCGGAGCATCTTCAGCGGCAGGTGCGGGGGCCCACGGGCAGCGAGGTGCTCTTCGCCCTCTTCCTCACCCGCCTGCGGGAGCTGGGGCGCACGGATGATCCGCGCCTGGAGCCGGAGGTCGCGGGGCGCGTCCTTCGGGGCACGGTGCGGGAGGTGGAGGCCGCGCTCGTCCAGGCGGGCCGGGTGCGCACGCCGCCGCTCAACCTGGTGGCCACCAACGGCACGGTGCTCCTGGCCACCCGCTGCGGCGAGTCGCCGCTCTACTACACGCGCCTGGAGGGCAGCGCGGAGTGCGCGCGCTGCGGCTTGGACGCGGGCACCCCGGAGACGCATCCGGAGGTGGGCGCGCACCGCCGGCGCCGCACGGTGGTGGTGTCCAGCCACGTCACCCGCACGCAGGGCTGGGTGGAGCTCGGGCCCGGCACGACGCTGGTGGTGGGCTCGGACCTCCAGGTCCAGCACCTGCCGCCATCCTGA
- the speA gene encoding biosynthetic arginine decarboxylase produces the protein MPAPAPQHRWTLADAHELYGIRNWGSPYFGINDKGHVCVHPDGPAAPSMDLKELVDEVRRRGIGLPLLLRFTDVLRHRVVHLNSAFKKAIADQGYKGLYRGVYPIKVNQHRYVVETIIEAGKEHTYGLEAGSKPELLAVMALLDSEDALVICNGYKDEEYIETALFYSRLGRNVILVVEKPSELPLIAEVARRTGISPRLGMRVKLSTRGAGKWEASGGDRSKFGLSSSELMSCIGFMKDAGLLSCFELLHFHLGSQISNIRNVKNALREVGCFYVEVARQGAPLKYLDVGGGLGVDYDGSQTNFASSMNYTTEEYANDVVFGVMEACDRAGVPHPTLVSESGRAVVAHHAVLVVDVLGTSEFDPSQTPDKVDDKAPSVVRNLYSTFREVTNKNVIEAFHDAQDAKEESLQLFSLGHLSLEQRVAAENLYWAICHKILRVAREAGEIPEELEALEKQLSDTYFCNFSVFQSLPDSWAIDQLFPMMPIHRLAEKPTRRATLADITCDSDGKIEHFIDKREVKDALELHALNSDDYYLGIFLVGAYQEILGDLHNLFGDTHTVQVSLAPGGGYLIDHVVAGDTVTEVLNYVSYNKDDLVAKLRRFTELALRQGRITLDESRNLLRVYEDGLSGYTYLEREVDATFTSASQLRLLPGPENGTARPPVAPSGT, from the coding sequence ATGCCCGCTCCCGCCCCTCAGCACCGCTGGACCCTGGCCGATGCCCATGAGCTGTACGGCATCCGGAACTGGGGCTCGCCCTACTTCGGCATCAACGACAAGGGCCACGTGTGCGTCCATCCGGACGGGCCCGCCGCTCCGAGCATGGACCTCAAGGAGCTGGTGGACGAGGTCCGCCGCCGGGGCATCGGCCTGCCGCTGCTCTTGCGGTTCACGGACGTGCTGCGCCACCGCGTCGTCCACCTGAACAGCGCGTTCAAGAAGGCCATCGCGGATCAAGGCTACAAGGGCCTCTACCGCGGCGTGTATCCCATCAAGGTGAACCAGCACCGCTACGTGGTGGAGACCATCATCGAGGCGGGCAAGGAGCACACCTACGGGCTGGAGGCCGGCAGCAAGCCGGAGCTGCTCGCGGTGATGGCGCTGCTCGACAGCGAGGACGCGCTCGTCATCTGCAACGGCTACAAGGACGAGGAGTACATCGAGACGGCGCTCTTCTATTCGCGCCTGGGCCGCAACGTCATCCTGGTGGTGGAGAAGCCCAGCGAGCTGCCGCTCATCGCGGAGGTGGCGCGCCGCACCGGCATCTCGCCCCGCCTGGGCATGCGCGTGAAGCTGTCCACGCGCGGCGCCGGCAAGTGGGAGGCGTCCGGTGGCGACCGCTCCAAGTTCGGCCTGTCCTCGTCGGAGCTGATGTCCTGCATCGGCTTCATGAAGGACGCGGGGCTCCTGTCCTGCTTCGAGCTCTTGCACTTCCACCTGGGCAGCCAGATCTCCAACATCCGCAACGTGAAGAACGCGCTGCGCGAGGTGGGCTGCTTCTACGTGGAGGTGGCCCGCCAGGGCGCGCCGCTCAAGTACCTGGACGTGGGCGGCGGCCTGGGCGTGGACTACGACGGCTCCCAGACGAACTTCGCCTCCTCCATGAACTACACGACGGAGGAGTACGCCAACGACGTCGTCTTCGGCGTGATGGAGGCGTGCGACCGCGCGGGCGTGCCGCACCCCACGCTCGTCTCCGAGTCCGGCCGCGCCGTCGTCGCGCACCACGCGGTGCTGGTGGTGGACGTGCTGGGCACGAGCGAGTTCGACCCCTCCCAGACGCCCGACAAGGTGGACGACAAGGCGCCCTCCGTGGTGCGCAACCTGTATTCCACCTTCCGCGAGGTGACGAACAAGAACGTCATCGAAGCGTTCCACGACGCGCAGGACGCCAAGGAGGAGAGCCTCCAGCTGTTCTCCCTGGGCCACCTGTCACTGGAGCAGCGCGTGGCGGCGGAGAACCTCTACTGGGCCATCTGCCACAAGATCCTGCGCGTGGCGCGCGAGGCCGGGGAGATTCCGGAGGAGCTGGAGGCGCTGGAGAAGCAGCTGTCGGACACCTACTTCTGCAACTTCTCCGTGTTCCAGTCGCTGCCGGACTCGTGGGCGATTGATCAGCTCTTCCCGATGATGCCCATCCACCGCCTCGCGGAGAAGCCGACCCGGCGCGCGACGCTGGCGGACATCACCTGCGACTCGGACGGGAAGATCGAGCACTTCATCGACAAGCGCGAGGTGAAGGACGCGCTGGAGCTGCACGCGCTCAACAGCGACGACTACTACCTGGGCATCTTCCTGGTGGGCGCGTACCAGGAGATCCTGGGCGACCTGCACAACCTCTTCGGGGACACGCACACGGTGCAGGTGTCGCTGGCCCCGGGCGGCGGCTACCTCATCGACCACGTCGTCGCCGGGGACACCGTGACGGAAGTGCTCAACTACGTGAGCTACAACAAGGACGACCTCGTCGCGAAGCTGCGCCGCTTCACGGAGCTGGCGCTGCGCCAGGGACGCATCACCCTGGACGAGTCGCGCAACCTGCTGCGCGTCTACGAGGACGGCCTGTCCGGCTACACGTACCTGGAGCGCGAGGTGGACGCGACGTTCACCTCCGCCAGCCAGCTGCGCCTGCTGCCCGGGCCGGAGAACGGGACCGCCCGTCCCCCGGTCGCGCCCTCGGGGACCTGA